The Actinobacillus equuli genome includes a window with the following:
- the nusA gene encoding transcription termination factor NusA, whose amino-acid sequence MSKEILLAAEAVSNEKLLPKEAIFEALETALAISTKKKKEMDIDVRVVIDRKTGDFQTFRRWIVVEQVHNMTREISLEAAQYENPSVQLGDIVEDEVDSIPFDRITMQTARQVISTKIREAERNKVIDQFRSQLNTIITATVKKVNRDQIILDLGNQAEAVIVREDMLPRENFRPGDRVRGVLYAIKPESKGPQLFVTRAKPIMLEELFKLEVPEIGEDVIEIKGASRDPGSRAKIAVKSHDKRIDPVGACVGMRGARVQAISNELGGERVDIVLWDDNPAQFVINAMAPADVSSIVVDEDKHAMDIAVESKNLAQAIGRNGQNVRLATQLTGWTLNVMTTEDLDKKHQAEDNKVIDLFVTSLEIDQEFAQILVDEGFSSLEELAFIPVSELTSIDGLEDEDLVEELQTRAKNAITAKALAEEEALKQAHIEDRLLNLEGLDRHIAFKLAEKGITTLEELAEQATDDLSDIEELSADKASELIMAARQICWFS is encoded by the coding sequence ATGAGCAAAGAAATTTTATTAGCCGCAGAAGCGGTATCTAACGAGAAGTTATTGCCAAAAGAAGCTATCTTTGAAGCGCTTGAAACGGCATTAGCCATTTCGACTAAAAAGAAAAAAGAGATGGATATCGATGTGCGTGTGGTAATTGACCGCAAAACCGGTGATTTCCAAACTTTCCGTCGCTGGATTGTAGTTGAGCAAGTACACAATATGACTCGTGAGATCAGCTTAGAAGCGGCGCAATACGAAAACCCAAGTGTGCAATTAGGCGATATCGTTGAAGATGAAGTGGATTCAATTCCATTCGACCGTATTACGATGCAAACTGCACGCCAAGTGATCAGCACTAAAATTCGTGAAGCGGAACGTAACAAAGTTATCGATCAATTCCGTTCGCAATTAAATACCATCATTACTGCAACCGTTAAGAAAGTAAACCGTGATCAAATCATTTTAGATTTAGGTAACCAAGCAGAAGCAGTAATCGTGCGTGAAGATATGCTTCCACGTGAAAACTTCCGTCCGGGTGACCGTGTACGTGGCGTATTATATGCGATTAAACCGGAGTCAAAAGGTCCGCAACTTTTCGTAACACGTGCAAAACCGATTATGTTAGAAGAGTTATTTAAACTTGAAGTACCGGAAATCGGTGAAGATGTAATCGAAATTAAAGGCGCATCTCGTGATCCAGGTTCTCGTGCAAAAATCGCAGTGAAATCACACGATAAACGTATTGATCCGGTAGGTGCTTGCGTTGGTATGCGTGGTGCGCGAGTTCAAGCAATTAGTAACGAATTAGGCGGTGAGCGTGTAGATATTGTGCTTTGGGACGATAATCCGGCACAATTCGTCATTAACGCAATGGCTCCGGCAGATGTAAGTTCTATCGTGGTTGATGAAGATAAACATGCAATGGATATCGCGGTTGAAAGCAAAAACCTTGCGCAAGCAATTGGTCGTAACGGTCAAAACGTACGTTTAGCGACACAATTAACCGGTTGGACATTAAACGTAATGACTACCGAAGACTTAGATAAGAAGCATCAAGCGGAAGATAATAAAGTTATCGATTTATTCGTAACTTCATTAGAAATCGACCAAGAATTTGCACAAATCTTAGTAGATGAAGGTTTCTCTAGCCTAGAAGAACTTGCATTCATTCCAGTAAGCGAATTAACTTCTATCGATGGTCTTGAAGATGAAGATTTAGTAGAAGAGCTACAAACTCGTGCGAAAAATGCGATTACCGCAAAAGCATTAGCGGAAGAAGAAGCATTAAAACAAGCGCATATTGAAGATCGTTTATTAAACTTAGAAGGTTTAGATCGTCATATCGCATTTAAACTGGCTGAAAAAGGTATCACAACGCTTGAAGAATTAGCAGAACAAGCTACGGATGACCTTTCGGATATTGAAGAATTATCAGCAGACAAAGCAAGCGAATTAATTATGGCTGCTCGTCAAATTTGCTGGTTTAGCTAA
- the rimP gene encoding ribosome maturation factor RimP produces MATLEQKLEELVSDTIESMGCELVGIECQRAGRFLTVRLYIDKEGGVTIDDCSDVSRQVSAILDVEDPIADKYNLEVSSPGLDRPLFTLAHYQRFIGQEVVIHLRIPMFDRRKWQGKLESVEGDLITLTVDNEARQFAFGNIQKANLVPVFNF; encoded by the coding sequence TTGGCAACTTTAGAACAAAAATTAGAAGAACTCGTTTCTGACACCATTGAATCAATGGGCTGCGAATTAGTCGGTATTGAGTGTCAACGAGCAGGGCGTTTTTTAACAGTACGTTTATATATTGATAAAGAAGGCGGCGTAACCATTGATGATTGCAGTGATGTGAGCCGTCAAGTGAGCGCAATTCTAGATGTTGAAGATCCGATTGCGGATAAATACAACTTAGAAGTTTCATCACCGGGTTTAGATCGTCCGCTCTTTACGCTTGCACATTACCAACGTTTTATCGGGCAAGAAGTCGTGATTCATTTACGTATTCCAATGTTCGATCGCCGTAAATGGCAAGGTAAATTAGAGAGTGTAGAAGGCGATTTAATTACGCTTACGGTGGATAACGAAGCTCGTCAATTCGCATTCGGTAATATTCAAAAAGCAAACTTAGTTCCAGTTTTTAATTTCTAG
- the folC gene encoding bifunctional tetrahydrofolate synthase/dihydrofolate synthase: MMNTLIVPTINDSLATWLDYLEKSHFKPIDMGLERIKNVAEQLELLQPAPYVITVAGTNGKGSTCRLLEVALLKAGYRVGVYSSPHLIRYNERVRIQGELLNDEAHVQSFAKIQQKKTASLTYFEFSTLSALQLFKEANLDIVILEVGLGGRLDATNIVDPHLAIITSIDIDHVDFLGDNREDIGREKAGIFRENIPVIIGEPDCPRSILQQAKALNCQVVRRNVNWKYSVESDRFHWQSEFIDWQDLPMPQIPIPNAGTALAALAQLPFEINEQVVRAALQEAQMTARFQTLTEKDFANFSGKQPLAQVIIDVGHNPHAAKYLAGRLSSLKQANQKIYAVFSALVDKDLSGIVEPLANVIDEWHCAGLAGYRGQSGEEVYQKLAKVLPNSTACYYQTVPEAAESLFAKASKTDIILIFGSFHTVSDFLVWVGK, encoded by the coding sequence ATAATGAATACTTTAATTGTTCCAACTATTAATGATAGCCTCGCCACATGGTTGGATTACTTAGAAAAATCGCATTTTAAGCCGATTGATATGGGCTTGGAACGTATAAAAAACGTTGCTGAACAGCTCGAATTACTTCAGCCAGCACCTTATGTTATCACCGTTGCCGGTACTAACGGGAAAGGGTCAACTTGTCGTTTATTGGAAGTAGCTTTGCTTAAAGCCGGTTATCGAGTCGGTGTCTATTCATCTCCTCACCTAATTCGTTATAACGAACGAGTGAGAATTCAAGGCGAATTACTCAATGACGAAGCCCATGTGCAATCATTTGCAAAAATCCAACAAAAAAAGACCGCTTCTTTAACCTATTTTGAGTTTAGTACGCTTTCGGCACTGCAGCTTTTTAAAGAGGCAAATTTAGATATTGTCATTTTAGAAGTTGGGCTTGGCGGACGTTTAGATGCAACCAATATTGTTGATCCGCATTTAGCGATAATTACTTCAATCGATATCGATCACGTGGATTTTCTCGGCGATAACCGAGAAGATATCGGGCGAGAGAAAGCAGGCATTTTCCGTGAAAATATACCGGTGATTATCGGTGAACCGGATTGCCCGAGGAGCATTTTACAGCAAGCGAAAGCACTTAATTGCCAAGTGGTTAGACGCAATGTGAATTGGAAATATTCCGTAGAAAGTGACCGCTTTCACTGGCAATCGGAATTTATTGATTGGCAAGATTTACCGATGCCGCAAATTCCGATTCCGAATGCCGGTACCGCTTTAGCCGCGTTGGCTCAACTTCCGTTTGAAATAAATGAACAAGTAGTTAGAGCCGCATTGCAAGAAGCACAAATGACAGCACGTTTCCAAACGTTAACCGAAAAAGATTTTGCAAACTTTTCCGGAAAACAACCGCTTGCTCAAGTGATTATTGATGTCGGACATAATCCGCATGCGGCAAAATATTTGGCAGGGCGATTAAGTTCGCTGAAACAGGCTAACCAAAAGATTTATGCCGTATTTAGTGCATTAGTTGATAAAGACTTAAGCGGCATCGTAGAGCCATTGGCAAATGTTATTGATGAATGGCATTGTGCCGGTTTAGCCGGATATCGAGGACAGTCAGGTGAAGAAGTCTATCAAAAACTGGCAAAAGTTTTACCAAATTCGACCGCTTGTTATTACCAAACCGTTCCCGAAGCAGCTGAATCATTATTCGCCAAAGCGAGCAAAACCGATATTATCCTGATTTTCGGCTCATTCCACACCGTGAGCGATTTTTTAGTTTGGGTTGGGAAGTGA
- the accD gene encoding acetyl-CoA carboxylase, carboxyltransferase subunit beta: MSWIERILGRTSSSSSSSKSKVPEGVWTKCTSCEQVLYSEELKRNMQVCPKCNHHMRFDARTRLLSLLDQDSAQEIAAELEPQDILKFKDLKKYKDRLTAAQKQTGEKDSFITMYGTLHNMPVVVASFNFEFMGGSMGSVVGAKFVRAAERALAENIPFICFSASGGARMQEALFSLMQMAKTSAILAKMREKGVPFISVLTDPTLGGVSASLAMLGDINIAEPKALIGFAGPRVIEQTVREKLPEGFQRAEFLLEHGAIDMIVQRKDMRDTLARLCAKMTNKPTPFKTAELIVEEA, translated from the coding sequence ATGAGCTGGATTGAAAGAATTTTAGGAAGAACCTCTTCATCGTCAAGCAGTAGCAAATCTAAAGTGCCGGAAGGCGTTTGGACAAAATGCACGAGCTGTGAACAGGTACTATACAGCGAAGAACTTAAACGTAATATGCAGGTTTGCCCGAAATGTAACCACCATATGCGTTTTGATGCACGTACTCGTTTATTATCGTTATTAGACCAAGATAGCGCGCAAGAGATTGCAGCGGAGTTAGAACCGCAAGATATTTTAAAATTTAAGGATTTGAAAAAATATAAAGATCGTTTAACCGCAGCACAAAAACAAACCGGTGAGAAAGATTCTTTTATTACGATGTACGGTACATTACATAATATGCCGGTAGTAGTTGCTTCATTTAACTTTGAATTTATGGGCGGCTCAATGGGTTCGGTTGTCGGCGCAAAATTCGTGCGTGCAGCAGAGCGAGCTTTAGCGGAAAATATTCCGTTTATCTGTTTCTCTGCATCAGGCGGTGCTCGTATGCAAGAAGCATTATTCTCTTTAATGCAAATGGCAAAAACCAGTGCAATTTTAGCGAAAATGCGTGAGAAAGGCGTACCGTTTATTTCTGTTTTAACTGACCCGACACTGGGTGGCGTTTCGGCAAGTTTAGCGATGTTAGGCGATATTAATATTGCAGAGCCTAAAGCGTTAATCGGTTTTGCCGGTCCGCGTGTTATCGAACAAACCGTACGTGAAAAATTACCGGAAGGCTTCCAACGTGCAGAGTTCTTATTAGAACACGGTGCGATTGATATGATTGTGCAACGTAAAGATATGCGCGATACGCTTGCTCGTTTATGTGCGAAAATGACCAATAAACCAACGCCGTTTAAAACAGCGGAACTTATTGTTGAAGAAGCGTAA
- the mazG gene encoding nucleoside triphosphate pyrophosphohydrolase, with amino-acid sequence MTKIDQFLDVVAQLRDPQIGCPWDIKQDFDSMLPCLLEETYEVAEAIHTKDRSALREELGDLLLQVVFLSQLAKEEGTFTFYDVLSDIHEKLIYRHPHVFGDSSADNSEEALKNWEERKATEAKRQQHESILDDIPFALPALTRANKLQKRCAKVGFDWTNPQDVLVKVEEELQEVKDEMAQYPQSAGKLEEELGDFLFATVNLCRHYNIDAESCLRNANVKFENRFKKVEKLVKQQDKTVAKCSLSELDSIWEQIKSQE; translated from the coding sequence ATGACTAAAATTGACCAATTTCTTGATGTTGTTGCTCAACTTCGTGACCCTCAAATAGGTTGTCCTTGGGATATTAAGCAGGATTTCGATTCGATGCTTCCTTGTTTGTTGGAGGAAACCTACGAAGTGGCAGAAGCAATCCATACCAAAGACCGTTCTGCACTTCGTGAAGAATTAGGCGATTTATTACTACAAGTCGTATTTCTTAGTCAGTTGGCTAAGGAAGAAGGAACTTTTACTTTTTATGATGTACTAAGCGATATTCATGAAAAATTGATTTATCGACATCCTCACGTTTTTGGTGATAGTTCTGCCGATAATAGTGAAGAAGCATTAAAAAATTGGGAAGAACGTAAAGCAACGGAAGCCAAACGCCAACAACACGAATCAATTTTAGATGATATACCTTTTGCTTTGCCGGCGCTAACTCGAGCGAATAAACTTCAAAAACGTTGTGCTAAAGTCGGTTTTGACTGGACTAATCCTCAAGATGTGCTTGTAAAAGTAGAAGAAGAGTTGCAAGAAGTCAAAGATGAAATGGCTCAATATCCTCAGAGTGCAGGAAAACTTGAGGAAGAATTGGGAGATTTTCTCTTTGCAACGGTAAATTTATGCCGCCATTATAATATCGATGCAGAATCTTGTTTGCGAAATGCAAACGTCAAATTTGAAAATCGATTTAAAAAAGTAGAAAAGCTTGTTAAGCAACAAGACAAGACTGTCGCAAAATGCTCTTTATCTGAGCTAGATTCAATCTGGGAACAAATAAAATCTCAGGAATAA
- a CDS encoding response regulator, which produces MPRILLVDDDVELTELLAELLSLEGFDIHCVHNGQDALTELELQAYDLILLDVMMPVLNGIETLKQLRQRYSIPVLMLSARDDEIDRVLGLELGADDYLPKPFNDRELVARIKAILRRTVSTSLNTTEVITSANQSPEENSKQLSFGGVELHPGRQQAIFEGRDLDLTGTEFALLQMLMRNPGQILSRELLSLEILGKRLTPYDRAIDMHISNLRKKLPERNDNLPWFKTLRGRGYLLVTEK; this is translated from the coding sequence ATGCCTAGAATTTTACTAGTTGATGATGATGTTGAATTGACTGAACTTTTAGCAGAGTTACTTTCACTAGAAGGTTTTGATATTCACTGTGTACACAATGGTCAAGATGCTCTCACTGAATTAGAATTACAAGCTTATGATCTTATTTTATTAGATGTAATGATGCCTGTATTAAATGGTATTGAGACTTTAAAACAATTGCGTCAGAGATACTCTATTCCAGTATTAATGTTAAGTGCACGTGATGATGAAATCGATCGTGTTTTAGGCTTAGAACTTGGTGCCGATGACTATCTACCGAAACCATTTAACGATCGTGAGCTTGTTGCGCGTATTAAAGCAATTTTACGCCGCACTGTTTCAACTAGTTTAAATACTACAGAAGTGATTACTTCAGCAAATCAATCACCTGAAGAAAACAGCAAACAACTTTCTTTTGGTGGTGTGGAGTTACACCCTGGTCGTCAACAAGCAATTTTTGAAGGTCGCGATTTAGATTTAACCGGTACAGAGTTTGCATTACTACAGATGTTAATGCGTAATCCCGGTCAAATTCTTTCCCGTGAACTGCTTAGTCTTGAAATTTTAGGTAAGCGCTTAACGCCTTACGATCGTGCAATTGATATGCATATTTCAAATCTTCGCAAAAAATTACCAGAACGTAATGACAATCTACCATGGTTCAAAACATTACGTGGTCGAGGTTATCTGCTTGTGACGGAAAAATAA
- the cpxA gene encoding envelope stress sensor histidine kinase CpxA: MLKFISQFFSKIMLVRNYLAYQLFAYFGLTFATLLAITLALPNFDARSFSPIETEERIFFEQETKSTELQYNLDEIFERKLFVSTANGFDVILLDRKSGIFVGADPNKVTSFQVFLYRAENITEPLQRRFGNLEIYGPFFVKTNKREYYQYFAQMVDPQEEFFNRIFDSPWLMLLIVLGVSVPILLWLSWKIARPVKALRLSANAVATGNFSINPALETKGINELREVGKSFNQMITSLQDLTLHQQRLLSDISHELKTPLARLHLATALIRRRNGESPELTRIDNQVLKLDTMVHDLLALSRQQVNQHLTREIFSVNHIWDDILEDAKFEAEQNNIDLFISQRVANPERYYINGNQNILASALENVIRNAQKYANKSIKVLMYIDNVELVISIDDDGEGVPESEYKQIFRPFYRVDEARARQTGGTGLGLAIVANAMQQHKGTVEAMKSTLGGLRVEIRLPLWIE, encoded by the coding sequence ATGCTCAAATTTATTTCTCAGTTTTTCAGTAAAATAATGTTGGTAAGAAACTACCTTGCTTACCAGCTTTTTGCTTATTTTGGACTTACCTTTGCCACATTACTGGCAATTACTCTCGCCTTGCCTAATTTTGATGCCCGCTCCTTCTCTCCAATTGAAACGGAAGAGCGTATCTTTTTCGAACAAGAAACGAAAAGTACCGAACTGCAATATAATTTGGATGAAATTTTCGAACGTAAGCTTTTCGTTTCTACCGCTAACGGTTTTGATGTCATTTTACTGGATCGTAAGTCCGGTATTTTTGTTGGGGCTGATCCGAATAAAGTTACTTCATTCCAAGTATTTCTATATCGAGCGGAAAATATTACCGAACCGTTACAACGTCGCTTTGGAAATTTAGAAATTTACGGCCCGTTTTTTGTTAAAACCAATAAACGGGAATATTACCAATATTTTGCACAAATGGTTGATCCGCAAGAAGAATTTTTCAACCGCATTTTTGACTCACCTTGGTTAATGCTATTAATTGTATTAGGTGTTAGCGTGCCGATTTTATTATGGTTATCATGGAAAATTGCACGTCCGGTAAAAGCATTACGACTTTCAGCGAATGCAGTGGCAACTGGTAACTTTTCGATAAATCCGGCGCTTGAAACCAAAGGTATTAATGAATTACGAGAGGTAGGCAAAAGCTTTAACCAAATGATTACCTCCTTACAAGATTTGACGCTACATCAACAACGGTTACTTTCGGATATTTCGCATGAATTAAAAACACCATTGGCTCGTCTCCATTTGGCGACTGCTTTAATTCGCCGCCGCAATGGCGAATCACCGGAATTAACGCGTATTGATAATCAGGTGCTTAAATTAGACACGATGGTTCACGACTTATTAGCACTCTCTCGCCAACAAGTGAATCAGCATTTGACACGCGAAATCTTTTCGGTTAACCATATTTGGGACGATATTCTTGAAGACGCTAAGTTTGAGGCGGAACAAAATAATATCGATTTATTTATTAGCCAACGTGTTGCTAACCCCGAACGTTATTACATTAACGGCAATCAAAATATTTTAGCAAGTGCGTTAGAGAATGTGATTCGTAATGCACAAAAATACGCTAATAAAAGTATTAAAGTGTTGATGTATATTGATAATGTCGAGTTAGTTATCTCTATTGATGACGATGGTGAAGGTGTACCGGAAAGTGAATATAAACAAATCTTTCGCCCTTTCTATCGTGTAGATGAAGCACGAGCGCGACAAACCGGTGGAACAGGCTTGGGGCTTGCGATTGTGGCGAATGCAATGCAACAGCATAAAGGTACCGTGGAAGCGATGAAAAGTACCCTTGGCGGTTTACGGGTAGAAATTCGATTACCTCTTTGGATTGAATAA